The following DNA comes from Verrucomicrobiia bacterium.
CAGCGTGCTGAGCAGCTCGATGTCCTCTTCGGTGAATTTTTCGTTGTTCTGCTTGTTGGTGATGTTCATGACGCCGATGCATTCGTTGTTGACGACCAGCGGCAGGCAGATGATGTTGCTCACATTCGACGAGACGGAGGGAAGGAAGCGCTCGTCCTCTTTCGTATTGTCGAGCACGATGGTCTTCTTGGTCTTGGCGACTTTGCCGGCCACGCCCTCGCCCACTTTGATTTTCGTGGTCGCGATTTCCGCGGCATTCAGCTTTTTGTCCGTCAGCTCGTCGATGCCGCGCGCCACCATCAGCTCCAGCTCGTTGGTTTCCTTGTTGAGCAGCATGATGGAGCCTTTCTGAGCCTTGACCGCGTTGCGGGACTTGTCCAGGATGAGGAGCAGCGTATTCCGGAAATTGTTCGTGAAGTTCAGCGCTTTGGAAACGTCGTAAAGGACCGAGAGGTTCTCCATTTTCTTCTGCAGCGCGACGGAGGCTTTTTTCTTCTGCAGGTCGGTCATGGCAATGTCGATGGCGATGGCGGCCTGGTTCGCCAGATGCGCGATGAACACGGTCTCGCCGTGGTCGTAGGGCTCCCCGTCTTTTTTCTCGCCGAGCGCGAGCACGCCGCGCAGGCCCTTGTTGACCATGAGCGGCACCCAGATCTGCGATTCGAGAAGATCCAGGTGGGCCTTCTTGATCATGTCGTGGAAACGGTATTGCCCGGACGAATCCATAATCATGAAAGGTTCGCCGCCGTTCAGGAGCCGCCACAGCACCCCTTCCTGCTTTTTGAACGTGATCTCCCGCAGCTCCGCGGCCGGCGTCGAAAGCCCGACCGAAGCCTCGTGCGTGAACGTCTGG
Coding sequences within:
- a CDS encoding sensor domain-containing diguanylate cyclase, translating into MTPKTEKQYKETIKRLEKRLFDFFILSQVGKALISLQDLQDLAAVFVSSVQDAVEAVNASLLIYNPETQTFTHEASVGLSTPAAELREITFKKQEGVLWRLLNGGEPFMIMDSSGQYRFHDMIKKAHLDLLESQIWVPLMVNKGLRGVLALGEKKDGEPYDHGETVFIAHLANQAAIAIDIAMTDLQKKKASVALQKKMENLSVLYDVSKALNFTNNFRNTLLLILDKSRNAVKAQKGSIMLLNKETNELELMVARGIDELTDKKLNAAEIATTKIKVGEGVAGKVAKTKKTIVLDNTKEDERFLPSVSSNVSNIICLPLVVNNECIGVMNITNKQNNEKFTEEDIELLSTLAGQVAITINNANLYNLAITDGLTHFFIKRYFDQVLYDELLRAKRYGRPLSVIMIDIDDFKMFNDRYGHQQGDVILAATASLFRQTIRETDTPCRYGGEEFMFLLPEADAAKTGMLAERMRKIVEEHSYPGLHGEPLKVTVSLGIASFPADAERPDDLIKKADLALYKAKTSGKNRIVLYSPRLES